Proteins from a single region of Halogeometricum borinquense DSM 11551:
- a CDS encoding dihydrolipoyl dehydrogenase family protein encodes MSDFDVIVVGGGSGNNVAAAAADAGLDTALVEPGPLGGTCLNRGCNPSKMLIQAANAANSVRDAAKFHVDATVNEIDQAAVIDEMDDLLGGIAEDMEARYREKEHLTLFKEYTEFVDERTLKLDGDAVTAEKVVVATGSRPIVPPIDGLDNIDYLTSQEALNLRETPESLVILGGGYIAVELGYALQSMGTDVTIVEMLDSLVPREDGDIAAAFTKVAAERHDVYTGHRVTAVEEHSEGYAVHAETEAGDKLTVEGSEVLVALGRQPNSDDLGLDAAGIEVTERGFIETNEYLETTAENVWAQGDVAGNALFKHSGDYETRHTVSNVVHGEHRAIDLSAMPHTIFTEPQIAGVGATEEDLQEEGTEYVVGRAAFAESAMGRAKKLEDGFMKVLAAPDGEILGSHAIGYEASTLLHEAVIAMRHGLSVADVAETIHAHPTLSKVVEAAFRDVPN; translated from the coding sequence ATGTCAGATTTCGATGTTATCGTCGTCGGGGGCGGATCCGGCAACAACGTCGCTGCGGCCGCGGCCGACGCTGGACTCGACACTGCGCTGGTCGAACCGGGACCGCTCGGTGGAACGTGCCTGAATCGAGGATGCAATCCTTCGAAGATGCTGATTCAGGCGGCAAATGCGGCAAATAGCGTCCGAGATGCAGCGAAATTCCACGTCGATGCCACCGTCAACGAAATTGATCAAGCCGCCGTTATCGACGAAATGGACGACTTGCTCGGCGGGATTGCGGAGGATATGGAAGCGCGGTACCGAGAGAAAGAGCATCTCACGCTATTCAAAGAGTACACCGAGTTCGTCGACGAGCGAACGCTCAAACTCGACGGCGACGCAGTCACCGCCGAAAAGGTCGTTGTCGCAACCGGCAGTCGCCCAATCGTGCCACCGATTGACGGCCTCGACAACATCGATTACCTGACGAGTCAGGAGGCCCTCAACCTCCGAGAGACTCCCGAAAGCCTCGTTATTCTCGGTGGAGGCTACATCGCAGTCGAACTGGGATACGCGCTGCAATCGATGGGAACCGATGTCACTATCGTAGAGATGCTGGACTCGCTGGTTCCTCGTGAAGACGGCGATATCGCCGCAGCGTTCACGAAAGTCGCCGCCGAGCGTCACGATGTCTACACCGGACACCGCGTTACCGCCGTCGAAGAACACAGTGAGGGCTATGCCGTCCACGCTGAGACCGAGGCCGGAGACAAACTGACCGTCGAAGGGAGCGAAGTACTCGTCGCACTCGGACGGCAACCCAACAGCGACGACCTCGGGCTAGATGCAGCGGGTATCGAGGTCACCGAACGCGGATTTATCGAAACCAACGAATATCTGGAGACGACCGCCGAGAACGTGTGGGCGCAGGGTGACGTCGCGGGCAATGCGCTATTCAAACACTCCGGCGACTACGAGACACGCCACACGGTTTCAAACGTCGTCCACGGCGAACACAGAGCCATCGACCTTTCGGCGATGCCACACACGATTTTTACCGAGCCACAGATCGCCGGTGTCGGGGCGACAGAAGAAGACCTCCAAGAAGAGGGGACAGAGTACGTCGTCGGCCGAGCGGCGTTCGCCGAGTCAGCAATGGGTCGGGCCAAGAAACTGGAGGACGGATTCATGAAGGTTCTCGCTGCACCCGACGGAGAGATACTCGGCAGCCATGCCATCGGATATGAGGCATCGACACTGCTCCACGAGGCCGTCATCGCAATGCGACACGGCCTCTCCGTCGCCGACGTTGCCGAAACCATCCACGCACACCCGACGCTGAGCAAGGTGGTCGAGGCCGCGTTCCGAGATGTGCCGAACTAA
- a CDS encoding MarR family transcriptional regulator: MSEQKSWSAEDTEEVQYDLSSGRYGLFECATCDNIVLSFGRGDKPISCHGEPMQQKTDCEMNIKSPDIRQVLFQAFGLPKAGLDICLYVIGDGPLSASEVAETLGYDRSTMTRYLNKLVDLGLLRRSELNREDGGVVNMYHSVDLDRMRRQTLLGFYVWAGEAAALIEEANLTKQDYLERNPDKELPDVFWDSLSDD; the protein is encoded by the coding sequence ATGTCTGAGCAAAAAAGTTGGTCCGCCGAGGATACTGAGGAAGTTCAGTACGATCTCTCGTCGGGCCGATATGGTCTCTTCGAGTGTGCGACCTGTGATAACATCGTTCTCTCCTTCGGTCGGGGTGACAAACCAATATCCTGTCACGGCGAACCGATGCAGCAGAAGACTGACTGTGAGATGAACATCAAGTCACCGGACATTAGACAGGTCCTTTTCCAGGCCTTCGGACTCCCGAAAGCCGGGCTTGACATCTGCCTCTACGTCATCGGTGACGGGCCACTCTCGGCAAGCGAGGTGGCTGAGACGCTCGGGTACGACCGAAGCACAATGACCCGATATCTGAACAAATTGGTTGACCTCGGACTCCTCCGTCGGTCGGAGTTGAACCGAGAAGACGGTGGCGTGGTCAATATGTATCATTCTGTGGATCTCGACCGGATGCGTCGTCAGACGCTGCTCGGATTCTACGTCTGGGCCGGCGAGGCCGCTGCACTCATCGAAGAGGCGAATCTAACCAAGCAAGACTACCTCGAACGGAACCCCGACAAAGAGCTTCCAGACGTGTTCTGGGATTCACTTTCCGATGACTAA